Proteins encoded together in one Aminipila butyrica window:
- the purN gene encoding phosphoribosylglycinamide formyltransferase: MLRISVLVSGGGTNLQAVIDAVESGQIQGAEIGCILASKAGVFALKRGEQHGIPTRVIGKEQFPATSMRTKALLDALEEAETDLVVLAGYMSVLEPELIQAYGGRIINIHPSLIPQYCGKGFYGQRVHEAVLAAGEKESGATVHFVDEGVDTGPIILQRKVPVLAGDTTDTLAARVLAVEHQILAEAIQQVLPTLSLKRGSLKGK, from the coding sequence ATGCTGAGGATTTCTGTGTTAGTTTCCGGCGGAGGCACCAATCTCCAAGCCGTCATTGATGCCGTAGAGTCTGGGCAGATTCAAGGGGCGGAGATTGGTTGTATCCTTGCCAGCAAGGCTGGAGTTTTTGCCTTAAAGCGGGGGGAACAACACGGTATTCCCACCCGGGTCATCGGAAAGGAGCAGTTTCCAGCGACATCTATGAGGACTAAAGCGCTGTTGGATGCCTTGGAAGAGGCAGAAACGGACCTGGTGGTGCTGGCGGGTTACATGAGCGTGTTGGAGCCGGAGCTTATCCAGGCTTATGGGGGACGAATTATTAATATTCACCCATCCCTGATTCCGCAGTACTGCGGAAAGGGTTTTTACGGACAGCGAGTTCATGAAGCGGTGCTGGCGGCAGGAGAGAAGGAAAGTGGTGCGACGGTTCACTTTGTAGATGAAGGGGTGGACACCGGGCCGATTATTCTTCAGCGTAAAGTACCTGTTCTGGCAGGCGATACCACGGATACGCTGGCAGCACGAGTGCTGGCGGTAGAACATCAGATTCTGGCGGAAGCTATTCAGCAGGTGCTGCCGACATTGTCATTGAAAAGAGGCAGTTTAAAGGGTAAATAA
- the purM gene encoding phosphoribosylformylglycinamidine cyclo-ligase: MDSKLTYKDAGVDTKEGERAVDLMKPHVKRTFNENVLTGLGGFGSLFKLDTTHMAEPVLVSGTDGVGTKLKIAFLMDKHDTVGIDCVAMCVNDVLCQGAKPLFFLDYIATGKVQAEKIAEIVKGIAEGCYQSGSALVGGETAEMPDFYQDGEYDMAGFSVGVVDREKMITGASIQAGDAVIGLASSGIHSNGYSLVRKVFFEKMQMKVESYVEELGMTLGEALLTPTKIYAAACDAVVGKHPIHGIIHITGGGFFENIPRIIPAGLGVQIQVGSWEVPAIFGYIQKCGSIQQVDMFSTYNMGIGMMMVVPKADVEAVLASLKAAGETASVIGQIAEGKGVTLC; encoded by the coding sequence ATGGATAGCAAATTAACTTATAAAGATGCAGGGGTCGATACAAAAGAAGGGGAGCGGGCCGTAGATCTCATGAAGCCTCATGTAAAGCGGACCTTTAACGAAAATGTGCTGACCGGGCTAGGAGGCTTTGGCAGCCTATTTAAATTAGATACCACTCACATGGCGGAACCTGTTTTAGTATCTGGCACCGATGGGGTAGGTACAAAGCTGAAAATTGCCTTTTTGATGGACAAGCACGATACGGTGGGCATCGACTGCGTAGCCATGTGTGTTAATGACGTGCTTTGCCAAGGGGCAAAGCCCCTGTTTTTCTTAGACTATATTGCTACGGGAAAAGTTCAAGCAGAAAAGATTGCCGAAATCGTCAAGGGCATTGCCGAAGGCTGCTATCAGAGCGGCAGTGCGCTGGTAGGAGGTGAAACGGCGGAAATGCCAGACTTCTATCAAGATGGAGAATACGACATGGCCGGATTTTCTGTGGGCGTAGTAGACCGAGAAAAGATGATTACCGGAGCCAGCATACAAGCGGGGGATGCGGTAATCGGCCTTGCTTCCAGCGGCATCCACAGCAACGGTTATTCACTAGTGCGAAAAGTTTTCTTTGAAAAAATGCAGATGAAGGTGGAGAGCTATGTGGAAGAGCTGGGGATGACGTTAGGAGAAGCCCTGCTGACGCCGACGAAGATTTATGCGGCGGCTTGTGACGCGGTGGTAGGCAAACATCCCATTCATGGCATTATTCATATTACCGGCGGTGGTTTTTTTGAGAATATCCCGCGGATTATTCCGGCGGGACTGGGGGTCCAAATTCAGGTAGGCTCTTGGGAAGTTCCTGCTATCTTTGGTTATATTCAGAAGTGTGGGAGCATTCAGCAAGTGGATATGTTCTCTACTTATAATATGGGGATAGGCATGATGATGGTGGTTCCCAAAGCCGACGTGGAGGCTGTGCTAGCTTCGCTGAAAGCAGCAGGTGAGACAGCTTCTGTCATCGGTCAGATTGCAGAGGGGAAGGGTGTTACCTTATGCTGA
- the purF gene encoding amidophosphoribosyltransferase encodes MIDINQELKMFEEEKFHDECGVVGVYEPGSQENARAVYFGLHSLQHRGQESAGIAVNLGGKIQYYKEMGLVQEIFNDEIIQRLQGDIAIGHVRYSTAGESHASNAMPLVVYHKGGPLALAHNGNLVNARILREEMQDDGVIFQTSIDSEVIAALIARHLKNSTIEEAINQTLQVVQGAYALVITSANKLIGVRDPNGIRPLCIGKTEKGFVLSSESCIFSLLGAQMIRDVEPGEMVIIENHEIKSYRYAKAGKRASCAFEYVYFSRPDSDIDQRNVYTARNLCGKILAKEHPVEADVVISVPDSGTVAAIGYAKESGIPYGEGFIKNRYVGRTFIQPDQRMRELSVRLKLNVLKENVAGKRVIMIDDSIVRGTTSAKIVRMLKEAGAKEVHVRVASPPVTDPCFFGIDTPDKSKLIAATHTIEEIRQGMGADSLGYLSVEGMLEAISLGPDKICTACFTGDYPLELPELGMKFEE; translated from the coding sequence ATGATTGATATAAATCAGGAATTGAAGATGTTTGAAGAGGAAAAATTCCACGACGAATGCGGCGTGGTGGGGGTCTATGAGCCTGGCAGTCAGGAAAATGCCCGCGCCGTCTACTTTGGCTTGCATTCCTTACAGCACCGGGGACAGGAGAGTGCGGGAATTGCCGTCAACCTGGGGGGCAAGATTCAGTATTATAAAGAGATGGGCCTGGTGCAGGAAATCTTCAATGATGAGATTATTCAGCGTCTGCAAGGGGATATTGCTATCGGCCACGTGCGATACAGCACGGCTGGTGAAAGCCATGCTTCTAATGCTATGCCGCTGGTGGTCTACCACAAAGGAGGCCCTTTGGCTTTGGCCCACAATGGCAATCTGGTTAACGCCCGAATCCTGCGGGAAGAAATGCAGGACGATGGGGTGATTTTCCAGACTTCCATCGATTCAGAAGTTATAGCGGCCCTTATCGCCAGACATTTAAAGAACAGCACGATTGAAGAGGCCATCAACCAAACCTTGCAAGTGGTTCAAGGGGCATATGCCTTGGTCATTACCTCTGCCAACAAACTGATTGGTGTCCGGGACCCAAATGGTATTCGGCCGCTGTGTATTGGCAAGACGGAAAAAGGCTTTGTGCTTTCCTCTGAAAGCTGTATCTTTTCTCTGCTGGGCGCTCAGATGATTCGGGATGTGGAGCCGGGCGAAATGGTAATTATTGAAAACCATGAAATAAAATCATACCGTTATGCTAAGGCGGGGAAGAGAGCCTCTTGTGCTTTTGAATACGTCTATTTTTCCAGACCAGACAGCGATATCGACCAGCGGAACGTCTATACAGCCAGAAACCTCTGCGGCAAAATTCTGGCCAAGGAACATCCGGTAGAGGCAGATGTGGTCATCTCTGTGCCAGATTCTGGTACGGTGGCGGCTATCGGATATGCTAAGGAATCGGGTATCCCTTATGGGGAAGGCTTCATCAAGAATCGCTATGTAGGCCGGACTTTTATTCAGCCAGATCAGCGGATGCGGGAGTTAAGCGTGCGGTTGAAGCTGAACGTGCTCAAGGAAAATGTAGCAGGTAAGCGGGTAATCATGATTGATGACTCCATTGTCCGAGGCACCACCAGCGCAAAGATTGTTCGCATGCTAAAGGAGGCTGGAGCAAAAGAGGTTCACGTGCGGGTCGCGTCGCCGCCGGTAACCGACCCTTGTTTCTTCGGTATTGATACGCCGGACAAGAGCAAGCTCATAGCCGCCACCCATACGATTGAAGAAATCCGGCAAGGCATGGGAGCCGACTCCCTGGGATACCTCAGTGTGGAAGGCATGCTGGAGGCTATTTCTTTGGGGCCAGACAAAATTTGTACCGCCTGTTTTACGGGGGATTATCCCCTGGAATTGCCTGAACTGGGTATGAAGTTTGAAGAATAA
- the purC gene encoding phosphoribosylaminoimidazolesuccinocarboxamide synthase: MEKLEMLYEGKAKKVFKTADPKLFIVDYKDDATAFNGLKKGQIAGKGVVNNTMANIIFKMLEEKGIPTHLVEQLSERETLVKAVTILPLEVIIRNVSAGSFSKRYGVEEGIVFKQPVLEFSYKNDDLGDPLINDDHILALELATPEQLAHVKKYAYAVNEGLKEFFLERDLKLIDFKIEFGLCEGQVILADEISPDTCRLWDVNTNEKMDKDRFRRDLGNVEETYQEVFSRVKQ; encoded by the coding sequence ATGGAAAAATTAGAAATGCTCTATGAAGGAAAAGCCAAAAAAGTATTTAAGACAGCGGATCCAAAGCTATTTATCGTAGATTACAAGGACGATGCGACTGCTTTCAACGGATTGAAAAAGGGGCAGATTGCCGGCAAGGGCGTGGTCAATAACACCATGGCTAATATTATCTTTAAGATGCTGGAGGAAAAGGGCATTCCAACGCATTTGGTCGAACAGCTCAGCGAGCGGGAGACCCTGGTAAAGGCCGTGACAATCCTGCCGTTGGAAGTCATTATCCGCAACGTATCCGCCGGCTCTTTTTCTAAGCGGTATGGCGTAGAGGAAGGCATTGTATTTAAACAGCCGGTGCTGGAATTTTCTTATAAGAACGACGATTTAGGCGATCCCTTGATTAACGACGACCACATCTTGGCTTTGGAGTTGGCTACCCCAGAGCAGCTAGCCCATGTGAAAAAATATGCTTATGCTGTCAACGAAGGGTTAAAGGAATTCTTTCTGGAAAGGGATTTAAAGCTGATTGACTTTAAGATTGAGTTCGGTCTTTGCGAAGGGCAGGTCATTCTGGCAGATGAGATTTCACCAGATACCTGTAGACTGTGGGATGTGAATACCAACGAAAAGATGGACAAAGACCGCTTCCGAAGAGATTTGGGAAACGTAGAAGAGACGTATCAGGAAGTGTTCAGCAGAGTAAAGCAGTAG
- the purE gene encoding 5-(carboxyamino)imidazole ribonucleotide mutase — translation MKAAIVMGSKSDYPVVQKAEALLQEFGVDCSVRIISAHRTPRAAEEFSRTAEEKGIEVIIAAAGKAAHLAGVLAATTPLPIIGIPMKSSTMDGLDSLLSVVQMPKGVPVATVAIDGAENAALLAVQMLSIKYPELRQKMKAYKIKMEEEIMALDAEMNA, via the coding sequence ATGAAAGCAGCAATCGTAATGGGAAGCAAATCAGACTATCCGGTGGTGCAAAAGGCAGAAGCGTTGCTACAGGAATTTGGTGTGGATTGTTCGGTACGGATTATTTCCGCCCATCGGACTCCCCGGGCGGCAGAGGAATTTTCTCGAACCGCAGAGGAAAAGGGTATTGAGGTCATCATCGCTGCGGCGGGAAAGGCGGCGCACTTAGCCGGTGTGCTGGCAGCGACCACACCCCTTCCAATCATTGGAATTCCCATGAAGTCCAGCACCATGGACGGTCTGGATTCCCTTCTTTCCGTAGTGCAGATGCCTAAAGGAGTACCGGTGGCTACCGTAGCTATTGACGGGGCAGAAAACGCGGCTTTGCTGGCCGTGCAGATGCTCAGCATCAAATATCCGGAGCTTCGGCAGAAGATGAAGGCGTACAAAATAAAGATGGAAGAAGAAATCATGGCTCTGGATGCAGAGATGAACGCATAG
- a CDS encoding phosphoribosylformylglycinamidine synthase, whose product MVKRIFVEKKKGFDVEAQGLREDVRQNLHLTGLSNIRILNRYDIDGIDEQTYEKARHTVFSEPAVDWVYEEQLPEGLGETLFAVEFLPGQYDQRADSAAQCIKMMNAQAQPMVKFAKIIVLQGEVDQNQLIQVKDYCINPVDSQEADMEKPEHLSMNSAVPADVAVIEGFTTMSEVQLDVFRREQGFAMSSEDIGFIQKYFKSAEKREPSMTELKVIDTYWSDHCRHTTFMTSLTDIQFEQGAYAQLIEESFDEYLAIRQEVYGDRIFKALQEGGKDICLMDLACIGTKYLKKKGLVPDLDESEEINACSIKVKANIDGQEEDWLVMFKNETHNHPTEIEPFGGAATCLGGAIRDPLSGRVYVYQAMRVTGSADPRTPIQDTLPGKLPQRKITQGAAAGYSSYGNQIGLATGQVAEVYHEDYVAKRMEIGAVIGAAPASHVRRERPEPGDVIVLVGGRTGRDGCGGATGSSKEHTEESILNCGAEVQKGNPPVERNIQRLFRRKEAATLIKRCNDFGAGGVSVAIGELADSLDVNLDLVLKKYEGLDGTELAISESQERMAVVVSEADAKSFIALAQEENLEAVAVAQVTDSGRFRMFWRGSCILDLSREFLNTNGVTQKAKVLVKDQSLDFMNGPLKELDCWMEDCLADLNCCSQKGLLERFDSTIGGATVLMPLGGKYQLSPAAGMACKLPVTTGETTTATLMTYGFDPQLAKSSPYHGALYAVLDSVTKIVAMGGDRRKVRLTFQEYFQRMTEDSQSWSKPFMALLGALKVQTELSIPAIGGKDSMSGTFMDINVPPTLVSFAVAVIEAGQVVSTEFKKAGSHLIYLPISRNANQLPDFKQYRDNMDRIQELTAAGHILSANTVGKGGVFMTAVKMAVGNKLGVTLEQITRDEFCQPQYGALLLEIDGEADPETLFGGLPYKRVGATANSGKLTAKVTELADCEDAGAKADTEEQTISVEKTLEEILRQWTTPLEGVFPVRTGDFKGEEDKTDVPVISYKTDSWASPAIKIAKPRVLIPAFPGTNCEMDSKRAFERAGAQADIHIMRNLNQEQLIASIRELEEKIRESQIIFLPGGFSGGDEPDGSAKFITAVFRNPGVQEAVSHLLENRDGLMLGICNGFQALIKLGLVPYGRITDMDEDSPTLTYNKIGRHVSCLVNTRIASNKSPWLAKAEPGQIHRVAMSHGEGRFIASQEWIAQLMANGQVATQYVDFGGQPSMDIAFNPNYSTCAIEGITSPDGRIFGKMGHSERIGTNVYKNVPGDKDQQIFEAGVRYFK is encoded by the coding sequence ATGGTAAAACGGATCTTTGTTGAAAAAAAGAAAGGCTTTGATGTGGAGGCTCAAGGGCTAAGAGAAGATGTCAGACAAAATCTCCACTTAACAGGATTATCGAACATTCGGATTTTAAACAGATATGACATAGATGGGATTGATGAGCAGACCTATGAGAAGGCTAGACATACGGTCTTTTCAGAACCAGCGGTAGATTGGGTCTATGAAGAGCAGCTGCCGGAAGGACTGGGGGAAACGCTGTTTGCAGTGGAGTTTCTCCCTGGCCAGTATGATCAGCGGGCAGATTCGGCAGCTCAGTGCATTAAAATGATGAATGCTCAGGCCCAACCTATGGTGAAGTTTGCCAAAATCATTGTTTTGCAGGGAGAGGTAGATCAAAATCAATTAATCCAGGTGAAGGACTATTGCATCAATCCAGTAGATTCGCAAGAGGCCGACATGGAAAAGCCAGAGCACTTGTCCATGAACAGTGCTGTACCAGCAGATGTAGCGGTGATAGAGGGATTTACTACCATGAGTGAGGTTCAGTTGGACGTTTTTCGGCGAGAGCAGGGTTTTGCCATGAGCAGTGAGGACATTGGTTTTATCCAGAAATATTTCAAGAGTGCAGAAAAGAGAGAACCCAGCATGACGGAGCTGAAGGTGATTGATACCTATTGGTCCGATCATTGCCGGCACACAACCTTCATGACTAGTCTGACGGATATTCAGTTTGAACAAGGTGCATATGCCCAGTTAATTGAAGAATCCTTCGACGAATATTTGGCTATACGGCAAGAGGTCTACGGGGACCGGATTTTTAAAGCCCTTCAAGAGGGAGGGAAGGACATCTGTCTGATGGACTTGGCCTGCATCGGCACAAAATATCTAAAGAAAAAGGGTCTAGTGCCTGACCTAGATGAATCAGAAGAAATCAATGCGTGCAGTATAAAGGTGAAGGCCAATATTGACGGACAGGAAGAAGATTGGTTGGTGATGTTTAAAAATGAGACTCACAATCATCCCACAGAGATTGAACCCTTCGGCGGTGCAGCTACTTGTTTGGGAGGCGCCATAAGAGACCCGCTATCAGGCAGGGTTTACGTCTATCAGGCCATGCGGGTGACCGGTTCTGCTGATCCGCGGACTCCAATTCAGGATACGCTGCCTGGCAAACTGCCACAACGAAAAATTACCCAAGGGGCAGCGGCTGGATACAGCTCTTACGGAAACCAGATTGGCCTGGCCACCGGGCAGGTAGCAGAGGTTTACCATGAAGACTACGTCGCCAAGCGCATGGAAATCGGAGCCGTCATCGGAGCAGCTCCTGCCAGTCATGTACGCAGAGAGCGGCCTGAACCGGGGGATGTCATCGTATTGGTAGGAGGTCGGACCGGACGAGACGGCTGTGGTGGAGCTACCGGCTCCTCTAAGGAGCATACAGAAGAATCCATCCTCAACTGCGGTGCCGAGGTTCAGAAAGGCAATCCACCGGTTGAACGGAACATTCAGCGGCTGTTCCGCAGAAAAGAAGCGGCTACCCTGATTAAACGCTGTAATGATTTCGGAGCAGGGGGCGTATCTGTTGCCATCGGCGAATTAGCGGACAGTCTGGATGTGAATCTGGACTTGGTACTGAAAAAGTACGAAGGTTTGGACGGCACAGAGCTGGCTATTTCGGAATCCCAGGAACGGATGGCGGTAGTCGTATCGGAAGCCGATGCCAAGTCGTTTATAGCTCTGGCCCAAGAGGAAAATCTGGAGGCGGTGGCAGTAGCTCAGGTAACGGACAGCGGACGGTTTCGCATGTTCTGGCGGGGCAGCTGTATTTTAGACTTGAGCAGAGAATTTTTAAATACAAATGGGGTCACGCAGAAAGCAAAGGTGCTGGTAAAGGATCAGTCCTTAGACTTTATGAATGGGCCTTTGAAAGAACTGGATTGTTGGATGGAAGACTGCTTGGCTGACCTGAACTGTTGCAGTCAGAAAGGCCTTCTGGAGCGGTTTGACAGTACTATTGGCGGGGCTACAGTGCTTATGCCCCTGGGCGGAAAATATCAGCTGTCACCGGCGGCAGGCATGGCCTGTAAGCTGCCAGTGACTACTGGAGAGACCACTACGGCCACGCTGATGACTTACGGATTCGACCCACAGCTGGCCAAGAGCTCACCTTATCATGGTGCCTTGTATGCGGTGCTGGATTCAGTAACCAAAATCGTAGCCATGGGCGGTGATCGGAGAAAGGTCCGACTGACCTTCCAGGAATATTTTCAGCGGATGACGGAAGATTCCCAGAGCTGGAGTAAGCCTTTTATGGCTTTGCTGGGAGCCCTAAAGGTGCAGACGGAACTGAGCATTCCCGCCATCGGAGGCAAGGACAGCATGTCTGGAACGTTTATGGACATCAATGTGCCGCCAACGCTGGTATCCTTTGCCGTAGCGGTAATAGAGGCCGGACAAGTCGTATCCACAGAATTTAAAAAGGCGGGAAGCCACTTAATCTACTTGCCGATTTCTCGGAACGCCAATCAGCTTCCTGATTTCAAGCAATATCGAGACAACATGGATCGAATACAAGAACTGACGGCAGCTGGCCATATTCTTTCTGCCAATACGGTGGGAAAAGGCGGGGTGTTTATGACCGCCGTAAAAATGGCCGTTGGCAATAAGCTGGGGGTCACACTGGAGCAGATAACCAGAGACGAATTCTGTCAGCCTCAATATGGTGCCTTGCTGCTGGAAATCGACGGAGAGGCAGACCCAGAGACCCTGTTTGGCGGATTGCCATATAAGCGAGTTGGGGCCACGGCGAATAGCGGAAAGCTGACCGCCAAGGTGACGGAGCTTGCTGACTGTGAGGATGCGGGAGCTAAAGCAGATACGGAGGAACAGACAATCTCTGTAGAAAAAACGCTAGAGGAGATTCTCCGCCAGTGGACGACACCGCTGGAAGGTGTATTTCCAGTGCGTACTGGGGACTTCAAGGGGGAAGAAGATAAGACGGACGTTCCAGTCATCAGCTATAAGACGGACAGCTGGGCTTCGCCGGCTATCAAGATCGCCAAGCCAAGGGTGTTGATACCGGCCTTCCCGGGTACGAACTGCGAGATGGATTCTAAGCGGGCCTTTGAGCGGGCTGGGGCCCAGGCAGACATTCACATCATGCGCAATCTGAATCAGGAGCAGTTGATTGCTTCCATTCGAGAATTGGAAGAGAAGATTCGGGAAAGTCAAATTATCTTCCTGCCAGGCGGGTTCTCTGGAGGCGACGAGCCAGACGGTTCTGCCAAGTTTATCACGGCGGTTTTCCGAAATCCGGGGGTACAAGAGGCCGTCAGCCATCTGTTGGAGAACAGAGACGGTTTGATGCTGGGGATCTGCAATGGATTCCAGGCCTTGATTAAGCTGGGGCTGGTGCCTTATGGCCGAATCACAGATATGGATGAGGATTCGCCAACCCTGACCTACAATAAAATTGGTCGCCACGTATCCTGTCTGGTAAACACCAGAATTGCTTCCAACAAATCACCGTGGCTGGCAAAGGCAGAGCCCGGCCAGATTCACCGGGTAGCCATGTCTCATGGAGAAGGCCGCTTTATCGCCAGCCAGGAGTGGATAGCTCAGCTCATGGCAAATGGGCAGGTGGCTACTCAGTACGTAGATTTTGGGGGCCAGCCTTCTATGGACATTGCCTTCAATCCCAACTATTCTACCTGTGCTATCGAGGGTATTACTTCGCCGGATGGTCGAATCTTTGGCAAGATGGGGCATTCGGAGCGTATTGGCACTAATGTATATAAGAATGTGCCGGGGGACAAGGATCAGCAGATTTTTGAAGCCGGTGTAAGATATTTTAAATAA
- a CDS encoding cytidylate kinase-like family protein: protein MIITIGREYGSGGHDIGEKLAEKLGVELYDKEYLAERLKELGDYEEVQTFFEEKPANSLLYAIAREEADDRLSRKPFEEIRRLIGTRPCVLVGRCANAIFRQQEDHISVFVHADLDWRIQRIAQSNGISEKATKVLIQETDRGRAEFHRQYTGEEWGDSRGYQLSLDSGRIGIQQAAELILAYGEASWRWKEDNKGI, encoded by the coding sequence ATGATTATTACCATCGGACGGGAATATGGAAGCGGCGGACACGACATCGGCGAGAAGCTGGCAGAAAAGCTGGGGGTTGAGCTCTATGATAAAGAATACCTGGCTGAACGGCTGAAAGAGTTAGGGGACTATGAAGAGGTTCAGACTTTTTTTGAAGAGAAACCCGCCAATAGTCTGCTATACGCTATCGCCAGGGAGGAAGCAGATGACCGGTTGAGCAGGAAGCCTTTTGAGGAAATTCGCAGGTTGATTGGGACGCGGCCTTGTGTTCTGGTAGGGCGGTGCGCTAATGCCATCTTCCGCCAACAAGAAGACCATATCAGCGTCTTTGTCCACGCAGATTTAGATTGGCGCATTCAGCGGATTGCTCAATCCAACGGCATCAGTGAGAAAGCTACCAAGGTACTGATTCAAGAGACGGACCGAGGGCGGGCCGAGTTCCATCGGCAGTACACCGGGGAAGAATGGGGCGATTCCCGAGGTTATCAGCTGTCTTTGGACAGCGGGCGTATCGGCATTCAGCAAGCAGCTGAGTTGATTTTGGCCTATGGGGAAGCCAGCTGGCGATGGAAGGAAGACAACAAAGGGATTTAG